The segment GCAAAAAATAGCGTTGTAAATCGTTAAACAATGCCAAAAGCGAAAGGGAAATCAGCAATAAAAAGCCCACTTTTTGGAGCTGCTCTTGCACCGAAACCGAAACCCGCTTTCCAGCAACTAACTCCCATGCATCATACAGGAGCTGACCCCCATCTAGCATGGGAAAAGGAAGGAGATTGAGCATCCCAATGCTGATACTAATTAGTGCCAAAAATGCTAAAAAGGCTTGCCAGCCAACCTGGACGGACTTTCCAGCCATATCGGCAATGCTTAAAGGCCCCCCAAGCTGCTTTAGAGAAGCCTGGCCAGTCAACATCCCCAGCATCAACCTTGCTGAGACCTTGGTAATCAACCAAACCCTTTGGGCGGCAACCACTGAAGCATCCAAGGGCCTCAATTTCAGCTCTTTCCACTGATTTAAGGGGGTAGCTATCGGCAAGAGACCAAGCTCTTTCATCGGATCTCCATCCGGCCTCATTCTTGGAAGACCCTCAGCCTTAAACGACTTTATGAGGTGACCGCCCTCGGAATCTTCAATCTCCAAAGCAAATCCAGTATTGCCAGTTAAGGCATCCATCAAATTCCAGCGCAAGGAATTCCAACTCCGTACAGCCTCAAATTCTCCGGCGATAGGCGGCCCACCGGAACTTAATTTTTGCCAACTTAGCACTCGATCACCTTGAGCAATGCCCAACTGAGAAGCGATTGAATTTTCTGGCGGGGTTTGCAAAACCGCTGGCAATTGAGGTGCGCCAGAAATATAAATCACAGAAAAAAGAAGGATTGCTAAAAAGAAGTTGGCAAATGGTCCGGCTGCCACAATTAAAGAACGTTGCCAAAGTGGTTTGTGATCAAAGGCATCCTTTCGATCATTTTGGCAAATAACTTGATTCCGATCGCGACCATCCAAGAGCTTCACGTAGCCACCCAAAGGAATGGAAGCCAATACCCACTCGGTTTGATTGGGTGCTCGATATGTAAACAACGGTTTTCCAAAGCCAATAGCGAACCGCAATACTCGAACGCCGCATGCTCGTGCTGCTAAGAAATGGCCAAACTCATGGAAACTGACCAAGACCCCTAAGGTCAATAAAAATGCTCCAAGAGTAATTAACGCTTGCATGAAATCATTACCTTAAACATCCACCCTACAGAGCTCGAATCAAATCCCGCGCTTCGGCTCTGGCTTGTGCATCAACCTGCAAAATAGCGTCCAGAGAATCGGCGTTGCTTTCTGTAATTGCGTTTAACACTTTCTCAACAACCACAGGTATTTGCAAATACGGTAGACCTTCGTCCAAAAACGCAGCAACAGCAATTTCATTCGCAGCATTTAATACAGTGGGCGCTGTACCGCCAGACCTCGCTGCGGCAAACGCCAATGATAAACATGGAAAACGTGATAAATCGGGCTCTGAAAAACTGAGGTTAGTTAACTGAGTCAAACTCAGTGGCGCAACTCCCGCAGCGATTCTGTCTGGCCATGCCAATCCATAAGCAATAGGGGTACGCATATCCGGTTGACCCAACTGCGCCAACACAGAGCCATCACGATAGCGAACCATCGAATGCACAACGCTTTGCGGATGTATCAGTACTTTTATTTTTTCCAGCGGAAGACCAAACAACCAAAAGGCCTCAATCACCTCTAACCCCTTGTTCATCATGGTTGCCGAATCCACCGAGATTTTTTTACCCATCACCCAGTTTGGATGAGCGCATGCCTGTTCTGGAGTAATGCTAGCAAGCTGATCTAGCGGAGTATTTCGGAATGGGCCGCCAGATGCCGTTAGCCACAATTCTTCAACGCCTAAATAAGCATTTTGCAATGAGGAATCTTGAGTGAAATTATTTGGCAAGCATTGAAAAATCGCATTATGTTCACTATCAATCGGCAATAATTCGCCGCCACCAGCGCTAATAGCCTGCATAAATAAATTACCAGACATGACCAAGGCTTCTTTATTGGCCAACAAAACTCTTTTGCCTGCTTTAGCAGCTGCCAGCGCAGGGACTAAGCCTGCCGCCCCCACAATTGCCGCCATTACCGTATCGCAGCCGGAATCAGTCACAGCCGTCACCAGCGATGCTGGGCCATACATCACCTGGGTCGAGATATTCTTTTGGCGCAATAGCGTTTCGAGACGCTTAGCATCATCAGCCTCAGATACCACTGCAATCGCAGGCTTAAACTCCATGCACTGCTCTGCCAACCGATCGATCTGCTTACCCGCAGTAAGCGCAACCACCTTGAAGCGATCTGGATGAGCGCGAATAACATCTAATGTATTAACGCCAATCGATCCAGTAGAGCCCAGAATGGCAATGTACCTTGCCATCACACGAGACCCGCAAGGATAGCCGCAATGGGCATTGTTGGAATTAATGCATCCACACGATCAAGCACACCGCCATGGCCTGGTAATAACTGACTACTATCTTTGACACCTGCCAAGCGCTTTAACTGGGATTCAAAAAGATCGCCAAAAATACTAAATGCCGTTAATAAAGTCACCATCAATAGCATCGGCACCCATCCAAAACGAATAGCCCAAGCGCCAAATATAGTGGACTCAAATGGCAAGAAGAATACGCACGCTAGAGCGTACGCATAACAAAGTACAAGACCACCCACCGCACCTTCAACCGACTTACCCGGGCTAATTTGCACAGCAAGCTTACGCTTGCCAAAAGCTTTACCAACAAAATAAGCGCCGATGTCCGCCACCCAAACTAAGGCCATTGCGGAAAGCAGAAAGACTAAGCCTAACTCTCGCAAGAAAACAATTGCAAACCAAGTTGCTGGTAACAGTATTAGACCAAGCACAACATAAAAAGGACGTAATTTTTGCAAAGATATATTCATCCCTTTTGCCAAAATGAATGGGGCAATAAAAAACCAAAAGATGACTGCTAGCAAAAGCAAAGAAAATTGCCAGGCCACATTTTGCAAGGCCAGCAAAACAAAAATGATTACCAAACAAAATGTGGCATAAAGCCAAGCTGCACGAGGTGCATCAGGATTTAATAAGCGACTCCACTCCCAGGCGCCTGCCAACACCGCCACAAGAAAAAAGGCGCCGATAAATACAGGAGGCAGGAAAAATAGAATTGGTAATAAGACCGCCAATAGAACAAAGGCAGTAATAATTCGGGTCTTCAACATGAAAAGTGGACTCTGAAATTAGACGGCATCGCTCATTACTTGCGATGCAAGTTGAGCACTAGTTCGCCCAAAGCGACGCTCACGCTGACTAAACCAGTTGATCGCCTTGTGTAATTCGGTTTCGTCGAAATCTGGCCAAAGTACATCTGTGAAATACAACTCTGTATAGGCCAATTGCCAAAGCAAAAAGTTACTAACGCGTTGCTCACCACCCGTACGAATAAATAAATCAGGCTCAGGCGCATAAGCCATAGAGAGATGTGACTGCAATAGCTCTTCGCTAATATCTTCAGGTTTTAAGTGGGGATTCGCTGCAACACAGCGCTGCATTGCCTGCAAGATATCCCAACGCCCGCCGTAATTTGCAGCAATCGTAAATGTCAGCGCTTTACAACCCGCCGTCTTTGCTTCAGAAAATTCAACCATCTCCTGAATTGCATTATCAAAACGACTTAAATCCCCAATCAGTCGCAGACAGATATCGTTTTCAGCGAGGCGTGATACTTCACCCTTGAGGGATTTCAGAAATAACTTCATTAAAAAGCCCACCTCTTCTGGTGGGCGACGCCAGTTCTCTGAACTAAATGCAAATACGGTCAAATACTCAACGCCAATACGGCGACATTCTTGAACAATCTTTCGAACAGCGCCTAAGCCTTCAGAGTGCCCAGCAACCCTGGGCATCATGCGCTTACTAGCCCAACGCCCATTGCCGTCCATAATGATCGCCACATGGCGAGGAATGGAGCTAACTTCTGGTATTGCCTGGGTTGAACTAAGGTGCTGAGTCATAAAGAGTAAAACTCACTACGGTTAAACCGTCATGATCTCTTTTTCTTTTTCAGAGATGATTTTGTCTATTTCAACAACAGCTTTATCGGTCATCTTCTGGATTTCATCAGTGGCGCGACGCTCTTCATCTTCAGAAATTTCTTTATCTTTAGTCAGGCGCTTTAAATGCTCATTTGCATCACGGCGCAAATTACGCACAGCGATTTTTGCATCTTCACCTTCGCTCTTCACGACTTTAGTAAGCTCACGACGGCGCTCTTCTGTTAATGCTGGCATTGGCACACGGATTACAGTTCCTTGTGAAGCTGGATTCAGACCCAAGTCGGAATCACGAATGGCTTTTTCTACAACAGCAACCATTGTCTTTTCAAAAGGCTGAACGTTGATCGTGCGGGCATCAGCCAAACCTAAACTCGCAACCTGACTCAATGGAGTGGGGTTACCGTAATACTCAACTTGGATATGTTCCAAAATTCCAGGATTGGCACGCCCTGAACGAATCTTTGCAAGACTGGTCTTCAAAGATTCAAGTGACTTTTGCATCTTTTGATCGGTATTGGTTTTAATTTCTACTGCAGACATCTGGCCTCCTATTAAACGTGCACCAAAGTACCTTCAGGCTCACCCTGTACTACGCGCATTAACGCGCCCGGCTTGAGTATCGAAAATACTTTGATTGGTAATTTTCTGTCACGACACAATGCAAAAGCAGTGGCATCCATAACTTGTAAGTTTTTAATTAATGCTTCATCGAAGGTAATGGTTTTGTAGAGAGTTGCCGTAGGATCCTTCACCGGATCAGCGCTGTAGATACCATCTACCTTGGTTGCCTTCAACATGACCTCTACGCCCATTTCAGCGCCGCGCAAGGCTGCTGCTGTATCAGTGGTAAAGAATGGGTTTCCAGTACCTGCGGCAAAAATAACAACCTTACCCTCGCTCATTGCCCGAATTGCGCGAGGACGAATATACGGCTCAACCACTTGATCCATTCTTAGTGCAGATTGAACACGAGCCTCAACGCCCTTTTGACGCAATGCATCTTGCAAAGCAAGTGAGTTCATCATGGTTGCTAACATACCCATGTAATCAGCAGTTGCTCGATCCATGCCAGCTGCCCCACCCGCAACCCCGCGGAAAATATTTCCTCCGCCGATCACAATCGCAAGCTCAACCCCGCTATTTACTACTTGAGCAATTTCAGAAACCATGGCATCGATGGTGACCGGATTAATGCCGAAAGCATCATCCCCCATCAGGGCTTCACCAGATAATTTTAGGAGGACGCGTTTGTAGCCTGGCATATATATTTTCCGTAATTTGCCAAGTAATTTTCATACTTAGCTTATTGATCTTTAAGCACTTTTGATACCTGCCCTGAATTATAAATGGCTTAGAGGTAGCCAAAGAAAAGGGCACAGAAACCAAGGTTTCTGTGCCCATGAGGCTAGGCCGATCGGGACAAGCCCGAAAAGGGCTAATTAAGCAGTCGCTTTAGAGGCGGCAGCTACTTGGGCAGCCACTTCAGCAGCAAAGTCGTCTTGACGCTTCTCAATGCCTTCACCCACAACAAACATCGTGAATCCCTTCACGCTGGTATTGGCGGCTTTGAGCATTTGCTCAACAGTTTGCTTATCGTTTTTAACGAAAGTTTGGTTCAAGAGAGACACCTCTTTGAGGTACTTCTGAATAGAACCTTCAACCATCTTCTCAACGATCTCTGGTGGTTTGCCAGATTCAGCAGCCTTTTGAACAGCTACGCTACGCTCAATTGCGATGGACTCAGCTGGCACATCTGCAGTAGACAAAGCAACCGGCTTCATGGCAGCAACGTGCATTGCCACATCTTTTGCAGCAACTTCATCGCCATCAAACTCAACCATTACACCAATACGAGTACCGTGGAGATAAGAAACTAACTTGTTGCCACCAGCAAAACGCTTGAAGCGACGCGGCATGATGTTCTCACCAATCTTACCGATCAAAGCGCTACGTACTTCGTCAACAGTAGAGCCGTTCAAAGGCAGCGCCAATAAAGCGGCTACGTCAGCAGGATTCTTTTCCGCCACCAACTTCACGCAATCATTTGCGAAAGCTAAGAAATCATCATTCTTAGATACGAAATCGGTTTCGCAGTTCACTTCCAACAAAGCACCCGTTGTGCCATTGATTGAAGATGCAACGATACCTTCAGCAGTAACGCGAGAAGCTGCCTTACCTGCTTTGCTACCAAGCTTTACACGCAGAATTTCTTCTGCGCGGGCCATATCACCATCAGCCTCAGTCAATGCCTTTTTACACTCCATCATTGGAGCATCGGTTTTGGCGCGGAGTTCGCCAACCATTGCAGCGGTAATAGCGGCCATTATTCAGCTTTCCCTTCTTCAACAAACTCTTCTTCGCCTTCTTTAACTGCAGTCAATACTTCTTGAACTGCATTTGCACGGCCTTCCAAAATTGCATCAGCAATGCCACGCGCATAAAGAGTTACTGCCTTGCTTGAATCGTCGTTACCAGGAATAACGTAATCAACACCCTCTGGTGAGTGGTTAGTATCAACAACAGCGATTACTGGAATACCAAGTTTGTTAGCTTCTGTAATAGCAATCTTGTGATAACCAACGTCCACAACGAAAATCGCATCAGGAACGCCATTCAAATCTTTGATACCGCCAAGTGCTTTTTGCAATTTGTCGAGTTCGCGATCGTTTGTTAAAGCCTCTTTCTTAGAAAGCTTTTCCCAGTCGCCAGCTTCTTTAGCAACTTCCATGTCCTTCAAACGCTTGAGGGAACCCTTAACAGTTTTGAAGTTAGTGAGTGTGCCACCCAACCAACGGCTATCGATATAAGGCATACCAGCGCGAGTTGCTTCTTCAGCAATGATTTCGCGTGATTGACGTTTTGTACCTACAAATAAAATCGTGCCACGATTAGCAGCAACTTGTTTTGCAAATTTCAGGGCGTCCTGAAACATTGGCAATGTTTTTTCCAAGTTGATGATGTGGATTTTGTTGCGATGGCCGAAAATGAAAGGGGCCATCTTTGGGGACCAGAAACGTGTTTGGTGACCAAAATGGCAACCAGCTTCCAGCATTTGACGCATTGTTACTGACATAACTTCTCCTAAGGGTTGGTTCTAAAGTTGAGTCCTAGCTGCGCTAAACAACGCCACCCTGGAAGGCTCAACTCGCGATTTCAAGTCCAAAACAGACCTGAGCAAAAAATTATAGCTTAAATATCAATGATCTAGCTAGGTTGAGCCCACCCCCATCTAGAACTGATGGGAGCGTTTACTGCCTCAAATGCCCTAAAAAAGTGAATCTTGCCTAATTTTTAAGCATTTTTGACCAGAAAAATCCTCTCAAGTCGTTGATAATCAAGGCATGAATAGTGTATTTACCGCAGAAAATGACATCCAGGGGATGCGTGAAGCCGGCCGACTAGCCAGCGAAGTTCTCGATCATGTAGCCCCCCATGTAAAAGCGGGTGTCACCACAGGCGAATTGGATCGGATTTGCCATGAATATATGCGTGATGTCCAAAAAACCATTCCTGCTCCATTGAACTATCAGCCGCCTGGCTACCCTCCTTTTCCGGCATCGATCTGCACCTCAGTAAATGATGTGATTTGTCACGGCATCCCCGGTGACAAAGTTTTAAAAAATGGTGATGTTGTTAATTTAGATATCACCGTGATTACTCCCGATGGTTACTTCGGAGATACGAGCCGTATGTTTATGGTCGGCGAAGTTTCAGTCATGGCAAAACGTCTCACACAAATTACTTTTGAATGCATGTGGCTTGGCATCGCTCAAGTCAAACCAGGCGCATCACTAGGCGACATCGGTCACGTAATTCAGACGCATGCAGAAAAAGCAGGTTACTCAGTAGTACGCGAATACTGCGGGCATGGTATTGGCAAAGTGTTTCATCAAGACCCACAAATTCTTCATTACGGCAAACCTGGCACTGGTGAAAAATTGCAAGCAGGCATGACTTTCACCATTGAGCCAATGATCAACGCAGGTAAACGTGATATTCGCACTATGCCCGATCAATGGACTGTTAAAACAAAAGATCGTAGCTTGTCAGCGCAATGGGAGCACACGCTTCTAGTAACCAATACTGGTGTTGAAGTACTCACCTGGTCAGATGGAAGCAACCCTCCTCCTGATTGTGTAAAAGGTCTTTCATTTAGACCATCCACTGCTAGCGCCTAATCATATGAATTCGTCGGTAACGACAAACAAAATCACGGATGCAGCAAGCCTTCGATCTGCTCGTGAAGTTGCATACACCGAATTCAAGAAAACTCAGGCTGTAGGTAAGCTTACTAAACAACTCAGCAAACTTACCGATCAACTACTCGCTCAACTATGGAGTGCTTGCGATTTAAACAATGAAGCGACGCTAGTTGCTGTTGGTGGCTATGGCAGAGGCGCATTATTTCCATACTCAGATATAGATATTCTGATTTTGCTGCCGGCTGACGAAGAAAAGGCTAGAACGCTCTCAAAACAAGTTGAGCGATTTGTTGCTAGCTGCTGGGATACTGGCCTGGAAATTGGTTCTTCAGTAAGAACCGTTGCGGAATGCATCTCTGAATCAGAGCAAGACATCACGGTTCGAACCTCTTTACTCGAGGCACGCTATCTCTGTGGGCAAAGATCTTTATTTAAAGAGTTTGCCAAAGCCTATGAAGGCGCAATGGATCCACGCTCATTTTTCCAAGCGAAATTAGCCGAACAAATCCAACGTCACTATAAATATCAAGACACACCTTATTCACTAGAGCCAAACTGCAAAGAGAGTCCTGGTGGTCTACGCGATCTGCAAGTGATCTCATGGGTTAGTAAAGCAGCCCTACTTGGGAACACCTTCAAAGATTTGCATGAAGCTGGCTTGATCACCAATCGAGAGCTCACGGAACTCAATCGCAATCAACGACTATTGGAAACCTTGCGCGCCAATCTGCATCTCATAGCAGGACGTAGGCAAGATGTCATTGCATTTGATCTGCAATCCCCTCTCGCTCACGCCATGGGCATTGAAGAAGAGTCTTCGCGCCGCGCAAGCGAAGCCATTATGCGTCGCTATTACTGGGCTGCCAAAGCTGTAACCCAATTAAATGATGTACTACTGCAAAACATTGAAGCGCTTCTATTTCCGCAAGAATCAAAAACTACCCACCCTATCCCCGGCGAAGGAAATGAGTTCTTCATTGAGCGTCAAGGCGTTCTAGATATCACGGACCCACAACTCTTTCAAAAACATCCAGAACAAATTCTGCGAACCTTCTTAGTGTTTGCGCAGACCTCCAGCGTAAAGAGTCTTTCTGCCAATATTTTTAGAGCACTCTATAACGCTCGCACAAAGATGGACAGCAAATGGCGAGCTAACCCCATCAATCGAGCCCTGTTTATTGAAATCCTGAAGCAACCCGAGGGTGTCAGTCGAGCTTTCCACCTCATGAATCGCAGCAGCGTGCTCGGAAGATACTTGCCTGCTTTCAGAAAGATTGTTGGTCAGATGCAGCATGACTTATTTCATGTATATACCGTTGATCAGCATATCTTGATGGTGCTACGTAATGTGCGTCGTTTCATGGTGCTGGAGTACACCCATGAATTTCCATTTTGCAGTAGCTTAATTGCTCGTTTCGAGAAACCTTGGCTACTCGTCATTGCAGCGCTCTTTCACGATATTGCAAAAGGTCGCGGTGGTGATCATTCGCAACTTGGCAAAGCGGACATGCGCAAATTCGCAAAAGAGCATGGCCTAGACAAAAAAGATACTGAGCTTTTAGTGTGGTTAGTTGCAGAGCACCTCAATATGAGTCAGGTTGCTCAAAAACAAGACATTACCGATCCCGATGTTGTGAAAGCATTTGCCAAGAAGATGGGTGATGAACGACACCTCACTGCTCTATATCTCTTGACCGTAGCCGATGTCCGTGGAACAAGCCCTAAAGTATGGAATGCTTGGAAAGGAAAACTACTTGAAGATCTGTATCGCGCCACCTTGAGAGTATTGGGTGGTGCAAAACCTGATGCTTCATCAGAGCTGGCGCTGCACCAAGAAGAATCCCGAGCCAAACTTCGGCTTTATGGAATTAGTGATGCCTCCTATGAGGATCTTTGGAAACAATTGGATGTTGCATTCTTTCTAAGACAAGATTCATCTGATATCGCGTGGCTAACACGCCACCTATATAACAAAGTCAATACAGATCAACCGATCGTCAGAGCAAGACTTTCTCCCGTTGGCGAAGGTTTGCAAGTAGCGATCTATGTAAAAGACCAAGAGGATCTATTTGCTCGGATTTGCGCTTACTTTGAAAGACATGGCTTTT is part of the Polynucleobacter tropicus genome and harbors:
- the tsf gene encoding translation elongation factor Ts: MAAITAAMVGELRAKTDAPMMECKKALTEADGDMARAEEILRVKLGSKAGKAASRVTAEGIVASSINGTTGALLEVNCETDFVSKNDDFLAFANDCVKLVAEKNPADVAALLALPLNGSTVDEVRSALIGKIGENIMPRRFKRFAGGNKLVSYLHGTRIGVMVEFDGDEVAAKDVAMHVAAMKPVALSTADVPAESIAIERSVAVQKAAESGKPPEIVEKMVEGSIQKYLKEVSLLNQTFVKNDKQTVEQMLKAANTSVKGFTMFVVGEGIEKRQDDFAAEVAAQVAAASKATA
- a CDS encoding isoprenyl transferase, yielding MTQHLSSTQAIPEVSSIPRHVAIIMDGNGRWASKRMMPRVAGHSEGLGAVRKIVQECRRIGVEYLTVFAFSSENWRRPPEEVGFLMKLFLKSLKGEVSRLAENDICLRLIGDLSRFDNAIQEMVEFSEAKTAGCKALTFTIAANYGGRWDILQAMQRCVAANPHLKPEDISEELLQSHLSMAYAPEPDLFIRTGGEQRVSNFLLWQLAYTELYFTDVLWPDFDETELHKAINWFSQRERRFGRTSAQLASQVMSDAV
- the pyrH gene encoding UMP kinase, producing MPGYKRVLLKLSGEALMGDDAFGINPVTIDAMVSEIAQVVNSGVELAIVIGGGNIFRGVAGGAAGMDRATADYMGMLATMMNSLALQDALRQKGVEARVQSALRMDQVVEPYIRPRAIRAMSEGKVVIFAAGTGNPFFTTDTAAALRGAEMGVEVMLKATKVDGIYSADPVKDPTATLYKTITFDEALIKNLQVMDATAFALCRDRKLPIKVFSILKPGALMRVVQGEPEGTLVHV
- a CDS encoding phosphatidate cytidylyltransferase; amino-acid sequence: MLKTRIITAFVLLAVLLPILFFLPPVFIGAFFLVAVLAGAWEWSRLLNPDAPRAAWLYATFCLVIIFVLLALQNVAWQFSLLLLAVIFWFFIAPFILAKGMNISLQKLRPFYVVLGLILLPATWFAIVFLRELGLVFLLSAMALVWVADIGAYFVGKAFGKRKLAVQISPGKSVEGAVGGLVLCYAYALACVFFLPFESTIFGAWAIRFGWVPMLLMVTLLTAFSIFGDLFESQLKRLAGVKDSSQLLPGHGGVLDRVDALIPTMPIAAILAGLV
- the ispC gene encoding 1-deoxy-D-xylulose-5-phosphate reductoisomerase; translation: MARYIAILGSTGSIGVNTLDVIRAHPDRFKVVALTAGKQIDRLAEQCMEFKPAIAVVSEADDAKRLETLLRQKNISTQVMYGPASLVTAVTDSGCDTVMAAIVGAAGLVPALAAAKAGKRVLLANKEALVMSGNLFMQAISAGGGELLPIDSEHNAIFQCLPNNFTQDSSLQNAYLGVEELWLTASGGPFRNTPLDQLASITPEQACAHPNWVMGKKISVDSATMMNKGLEVIEAFWLFGLPLEKIKVLIHPQSVVHSMVRYRDGSVLAQLGQPDMRTPIAYGLAWPDRIAAGVAPLSLTQLTNLSFSEPDLSRFPCLSLAFAAARSGGTAPTVLNAANEIAVAAFLDEGLPYLQIPVVVEKVLNAITESNADSLDAILQVDAQARAEARDLIRAL
- the rpsB gene encoding 30S ribosomal protein S2, producing MSVTMRQMLEAGCHFGHQTRFWSPKMAPFIFGHRNKIHIINLEKTLPMFQDALKFAKQVAANRGTILFVGTKRQSREIIAEEATRAGMPYIDSRWLGGTLTNFKTVKGSLKRLKDMEVAKEAGDWEKLSKKEALTNDRELDKLQKALGGIKDLNGVPDAIFVVDVGYHKIAITEANKLGIPVIAVVDTNHSPEGVDYVIPGNDDSSKAVTLYARGIADAILEGRANAVQEVLTAVKEGEEEFVEEGKAE
- a CDS encoding M50 family metallopeptidase; this translates as MQALITLGAFLLTLGVLVSFHEFGHFLAARACGVRVLRFAIGFGKPLFTYRAPNQTEWVLASIPLGGYVKLLDGRDRNQVICQNDRKDAFDHKPLWQRSLIVAAGPFANFFLAILLFSVIYISGAPQLPAVLQTPPENSIASQLGIAQGDRVLSWQKLSSGGPPIAGEFEAVRSWNSLRWNLMDALTGNTGFALEIEDSEGGHLIKSFKAEGLPRMRPDGDPMKELGLLPIATPLNQWKELKLRPLDASVVAAQRVWLITKVSARLMLGMLTGQASLKQLGGPLSIADMAGKSVQVGWQAFLAFLALISISIGMLNLLPFPMLDGGQLLYDAWELVAGKRVSVSVQEQLQKVGFLLLISLSLLALFNDLQRYFLP
- the map gene encoding type I methionyl aminopeptidase produces the protein MNSVFTAENDIQGMREAGRLASEVLDHVAPHVKAGVTTGELDRICHEYMRDVQKTIPAPLNYQPPGYPPFPASICTSVNDVICHGIPGDKVLKNGDVVNLDITVITPDGYFGDTSRMFMVGEVSVMAKRLTQITFECMWLGIAQVKPGASLGDIGHVIQTHAEKAGYSVVREYCGHGIGKVFHQDPQILHYGKPGTGEKLQAGMTFTIEPMINAGKRDIRTMPDQWTVKTKDRSLSAQWEHTLLVTNTGVEVLTWSDGSNPPPDCVKGLSFRPSTASA
- the frr gene encoding ribosome recycling factor; this encodes MSAVEIKTNTDQKMQKSLESLKTSLAKIRSGRANPGILEHIQVEYYGNPTPLSQVASLGLADARTINVQPFEKTMVAVVEKAIRDSDLGLNPASQGTVIRVPMPALTEERRRELTKVVKSEGEDAKIAVRNLRRDANEHLKRLTKDKEISEDEERRATDEIQKMTDKAVVEIDKIISEKEKEIMTV
- a CDS encoding [protein-PII] uridylyltransferase, which encodes MNSSVTTNKITDAASLRSAREVAYTEFKKTQAVGKLTKQLSKLTDQLLAQLWSACDLNNEATLVAVGGYGRGALFPYSDIDILILLPADEEKARTLSKQVERFVASCWDTGLEIGSSVRTVAECISESEQDITVRTSLLEARYLCGQRSLFKEFAKAYEGAMDPRSFFQAKLAEQIQRHYKYQDTPYSLEPNCKESPGGLRDLQVISWVSKAALLGNTFKDLHEAGLITNRELTELNRNQRLLETLRANLHLIAGRRQDVIAFDLQSPLAHAMGIEEESSRRASEAIMRRYYWAAKAVTQLNDVLLQNIEALLFPQESKTTHPIPGEGNEFFIERQGVLDITDPQLFQKHPEQILRTFLVFAQTSSVKSLSANIFRALYNARTKMDSKWRANPINRALFIEILKQPEGVSRAFHLMNRSSVLGRYLPAFRKIVGQMQHDLFHVYTVDQHILMVLRNVRRFMVLEYTHEFPFCSSLIARFEKPWLLVIAALFHDIAKGRGGDHSQLGKADMRKFAKEHGLDKKDTELLVWLVAEHLNMSQVAQKQDITDPDVVKAFAKKMGDERHLTALYLLTVADVRGTSPKVWNAWKGKLLEDLYRATLRVLGGAKPDASSELALHQEESRAKLRLYGISDASYEDLWKQLDVAFFLRQDSSDIAWLTRHLYNKVNTDQPIVRARLSPVGEGLQVAIYVKDQEDLFARICAYFERHGFSIWDARIHTTHHGYALDSFQISGSNLVDEGGSYRDLIQLVEFELTAALSKADPLPNPSMGRLSRQSRIFPIQPRVHMMPDDRGRYYTLALSASDRTGLLYTISRVLAKHQVSIHSARINTLGERVEDVLLLDAANLGKNPKLQIQLETELLEALST